Proteins encoded within one genomic window of Episyrphus balteatus chromosome 1, idEpiBalt1.1, whole genome shotgun sequence:
- the LOC129906873 gene encoding uncharacterized protein LOC129906873, translated as MQREEFEEDIRHLKRFSETARGSPITSLTPFLDEEGALRVGGRLEAASLSYEAKHPLLLPYSHPFTKMIMVMYHKENLHCGPQALLASMKQKFCPIKGKTIARSVVQQCIRCTRAKPKLLTQMMGNLPSHRVQPTRPFLNAGVDFCGPIKTHFKVRGKHPQKTYIAVFCCFSTKAVDLELVTDLSTNDFIAAMKRFIGRRGSCQHLYCDNATNFVGANNQLQEMIEHIHTQPSEEKIQNTFSARGIEFHFIPPRAPHFGGLWEAAVKSAKHLLYRCLGGTSLTYEGLETTIIEIDAVMNSRPITAMSDNPNDLMALTPGHFIIGEPLTNPIDPVANTLEVNPSKQFKVISNIQKVFWKRWHVEYLNELQQRHKWQRKHENLRPGTLVIIKEDNCPVMKWPLGSHANLSWGRWRGKSS; from the coding sequence ATGCAAAGAGAAGAGTTTGAAGAAGACATAAGGCATCTCAAACGCTTTTCAGAAACAGCAAGGGGAAGTCCCATCACCAGCTTAACTCCATTCCTCGACGAAGAAGGAGCATTAAGAGTCGGTGGACGTCTAGAAGCAGCATCCTTATCATATGAAGCCAAACACCCATTGCTTCTTCCTTATTCTCACCCTTTTACAAAGATGATTATGGTAATGTACCACAAGGAGAACCTTCACTGTGGCCCTCAAGCACTTCTAgcctcaatgaaacaaaaattttgcccCATAAAGGGAAAAACAATAGCAAGATCAGTTGTGCAGCAGTGTATTAGATGCACAAGAGCTAAGCCGAAACTACTAACACAAATGATGGGAAACCTCCCATCTCATAGAGTTCAGCCCACACGCCCATTCCTTAATGCAGGTGTCGATTTCTGTGGACCAATTAAAACCCATTTCAAGGTGAGGGGGAAACACCCGCAAAAAACTTACATTGCGGTATTCTGCTGCTTTTCAACAAAGGCTGTCGATTTAGAACTTGTGACAGACCTGTCTACAAACGACTTCATTGCAGCTATGAAGCGATTTATTGGGAGACGAGGCAGCTGTCAGCATTTATACTGTGACAATGCAACAAACTTCGTTGGCGCTAACAATCAATTACAAGAAATGATTGAACACATACATACACAACCGTCTgaagaaaaaatccaaaacaccTTTTCCGCAAGGGGAATAGAATTTCACTTTATTCCCCCGAGAGCACCTCATTTTGGAGGATTATGGGAAGCGGCTGTGAAGTCAGCAAAGCACTTACTGTATCGTTGCCTTGGTGGAACCTCATTGACATATGAGGGACTAGAAACAACCATCATTGAAATCGATGCAGTAATGAATTCCAGACCGATCACTGCCATGTCAGACAATCCCAATGATTTGATGGCTCTCACTCCAGGTCATTTCATTATAGGGGAACCATTGACCAATCCAATTGATCCAGTTGCAAACACACTGGAGGTTAATCCCTCAAAACAATTTAAGGTGATATCAAATATTCAAAAGGTATTTTGGAAAAGATGGCATGTTGAATATCTCAATGAGCTTCAACAAAGGCACAAATGGCAGCGCAAACATGAAAACTTGCGTCCTGGAACATTGGTCatcatcaaagaagacaattGCCCTGTCATGAAATGGCCATTAGGAAGTCATGCAAACCTTTCCTGGGGCAGATGGCGTGGTAAGAGTAGCTGA